ACTTATGTCCTTCTGTTGGAAtgcaatttattaataattagcAGTTGGAGATTCTTAAAAATCTTGCCAAGCTGAAGAGGTTTTGTATGTGGTCCTGGAGGTCCTTGATGTTGTTCCATGCTGCATCGATGAAAACCAACGAATTTCGTCGTTCGTCCTTGAAAAAGTTTGATAGATCCACCTTCATGCTGGATTGGCGCATTTCTGACTTAGTTTTCTTAcgattaaaattattttaaaatgtgcTAACATGACTAGAGATGGAAGTATGTTCGATTTCGTTATCGTTAAATCGATGTGTTTATTTTTCTGTAAAATGAATGTAATTTTTTCATAgtgatttataaaaattgagCTTATTTGAATGACAAACTACATTAATATTAAACAATTGCAATatggaaaataatatatttaagtcAACAAGATTttactttaaataatttaagttAGTTTTAAAAATGCCTAAGGCAGAGAGctgtaataataaataaatcaaagctttgcctctttttttttaaagtccCCAATGTTATCGATAGCATTTACGAGGTACGCACGACCGATAGCGATAAGACAGTTCTTGTGTACAACGAAAACAAATAGTTCTTATCAATAAAGTTAGGCATTAATCACGGCTCCGAATTAGATAAATGATGTAATTCCGCCACGAGGACGccgttccgttccgttccgatccgatccgactCCACTCCAAAATGAGCCACGGCGACCAGAGTCAAAACCAGAGCTGCCAGCGGAGTCAGGCGCTCACTGGCGGTGGTGACTCCGCAAGGGACAGGGAGAAGGAAAAGAAGGGCTGGTTCCACTCGCTGACCAGGCGCAAGAAGTCAGACTCGGCGCTGGCCGTGTCTGCATCCGCCTCCACCAGTGGATcccagaacaacaacaacgaagtGTGCGTCCTTGAGGCAGCGGACTCTTCCATGGCCAGCTGCAGCAATGGAGGCACGGGCACAGGAACTCTGCGCAGAAGGCGGGACAAGGACAAGCGAAACGTGTTTGCCAGACTACGAAGGAAGGTTGGCCAAGGGCTCAGCTCCCTGCGAAACTGGCACTCCATGGGCGACTGCGACGACGGCGGAACCACTGATGCCACCTACGAGTTCCTTACGCCGGCCATCTGTCCGGAGCCCACGCTACCATTCACACACGACTACTTGCGCTTTATCCGGAAGAAGTGGCTGGAACGCGAGGACGCCCACTCGCCCAACCAGATCATGTACAAGGCCTGCTCCGAGATGCTCAAGTAAGCGCCGTGTTTCTCCGTCCATCAACGATCGATGACTCATGccctttgtttgtttttagcCAAGTGTGGTACTGGGGTGAGATCTCCAGGCGCGATTCGCAGCGGCAGTTGAGCGACAAGCCGACTGGGTCGTTTCTAGTCCGCGACTCGGAAACCAGCGGATCCCAATTCACGCTCAGCTTTCGGATTGTGAACGTAACCCTGCATTATCGACTGGAATATCGCGACAATTTTTGGCACTTCGAGGAACTCAAGTACGAGTCCATTGTGGAGATGATCGAAGATATCTTGCACCGCTGCACCAACGACAACTTTGTGTGCTTTGTGAAGGTTCCCAACGAGATGCAGCCACCGTTTCCAGTGATCCTCAAGTACCCGTTAAGCCGGTACGCCAACATGCCCAAGCTGCAGGACCTATGCCGCCGCGTTCTGCAGCGCCAGATGTCGCGCGAACAGCTGGCCCAGTTGCCAGTGCCGGCGCAGATGCTGGAGTACTTGTCGGTGGAGCGGGAGCTGGTCTTCCAGAGCTAGGCATCCGCCGCCCGCCGTCGAGAAGCCGCTGGTCAAAGCTTTAACACTGAAGTAAACGCAAGCGCGTACACCAAAGAGGTCCGGGCGAATGGAATCCCAGCCTGCAGTTGTTCGTAATGATATTTGTTGGTCGGATTGGCAATATGTTGTTGATGCATTTCTACGCCCCCGTAACTAAGCGCACAGTCTCTCTTCACGTGCACGCCGGAATCCCAGTGCACAGAATTTTACTGTATTGTATTGCTAAGTACCATTAGTACTAGTATCTTGTCTAGGATAATGTATTATGTTATTTGCCATATTTAGTCTATTGGTTTGTTTTATATGGGTCCTGGTCAAGTCTATACTCTGCACCACAGTGTGCAAATCcttaaacaaatttttaaacattgaactattgcatatatgtattaaCGTTAGTTCTAAGCCAGATGTATCGTACTATTTACgttgtttgcatttttgtaTTCCTAACTTGGACACTAACTTTTTGCTAATCTAGATTGCATGGAATTTAGGCAGCTTTACGGCAATCGAATACGTTCAATGCCAATTACTCTTGTTGCAACgtgtatgtattttatttaaatctaTCTACGAATATTTTACAAGAACAAAATA
This genomic interval from Drosophila mauritiana strain mau12 chromosome 2R, ASM438214v1, whole genome shotgun sequence contains the following:
- the LOC117137991 gene encoding uncharacterized protein LOC117137991; its protein translation is MSHGDQSQNQSCQRSQALTGGGDSARDREKEKKGWFHSLTRRKKSDSALAVSASASTSGSQNNNNEVCVLEAADSSMASCSNGGTGTGTLRRRRDKDKRNVFARLRRKVGQGLSSLRNWHSMGDCDDGGTTDATYEFLTPAICPEPTLPFTHDYLRFIRKKWLEREDAHSPNQIMYKACSEMLNQVWYWGEISRRDSQRQLSDKPTGSFLVRDSETSGSQFTLSFRIVNVTLHYRLEYRDNFWHFEELKYESIVEMIEDILHRCTNDNFVCFVKVPNEMQPPFPVILKYPLSRYANMPKLQDLCRRVLQRQMSREQLAQLPVPAQMLEYLSVERELVFQS